CAACAAGCCCGTGCTGCTGCTGCTGCTCGCCAAGCTCAGATGTCAATTCCCACAGACACTCAAGTTACGAGTGTGCCACCACCACCAAATCCCCGTCCGCCAATTCGTCCAGGTCCACCGCCAAACTTACCAGGACTAGGTGTACCCGCGATTTTGCAGCGTAGTACAGGGCAACCCACCCTTGCCCAGATCGTCAAAGATGCCCATGAACAAGGGTGTTCTGATATCCATGCTGGTGTGAATGAACCAGTCCGTTTTCGGAGTCGCGGCTTAATGGTGACACAGGAACAGTATCCAGTCCCAGACAAGCAGACCTTTGACACTTGGTTGACGGAAATTATGGATGACAAGCAAATCCAGCAATTTCGGGACACCCTAGAGTTTGACGGAGCCACTCAGTACGAATTTGCCCGTTGTCGGATCAATGTTTTTGATTCGTTACGTGGCTCAGCGATGGTGTTGCGACTGATTCCCCTCAAGATTTTGTCGATTGACCAGCTTGGTTTGCCAGAGGTATTCCGTGAGCTTTGCTATACGCACAAAGGTTTGATTCTGGTAACTGGCCCTACGGGTTCAGGTAAATCAACTACCTTGGCGGCGATGGTGGACTTCATCAATACGGAAATGCAGAAGCATTTAATTTCCATTGAAGATCCGATTGAATTTGTGCATCAAAGTAAAAAAGCGCTGATTAAACAACGGGAAGTTGGTATCCATACCCTCAAGTTTGACAATGCTCTGAAAGCTGCTTTGCGCGAAGATCCCGACATCATTCTGATTGGGGAAATGCGTGACAAAGAAACCGTGAACACAGCGCTAAAGGCTGCTCAAACAGGACACTTAGTATTTGGAACATTACACACCAATAGTGCTGTGAAAACGATTGAGCGGATTCTCAACCTTTATGAACCTGAACAGCAAG
This genomic stretch from Pseudanabaena galeata CCNP1313 harbors:
- a CDS encoding type IV pilus twitching motility protein PilT; the protein is MTQSGIPPVPPPSSGGGVPQPRTNPAATAQQRVAPPTNPQAPPNPQAQAAQQARVGLTPAQQQQAMAAQQARAAAAARQAQMSIPTDTQVTSVPPPPNPRPPIRPGPPPNLPGLGVPAILQRSTGQPTLAQIVKDAHEQGCSDIHAGVNEPVRFRSRGLMVTQEQYPVPDKQTFDTWLTEIMDDKQIQQFRDTLEFDGATQYEFARCRINVFDSLRGSAMVLRLIPLKILSIDQLGLPEVFRELCYTHKGLILVTGPTGSGKSTTLAAMVDFINTEMQKHLISIEDPIEFVHQSKKALIKQREVGIHTLKFDNALKAALREDPDIILIGEMRDKETVNTALKAAQTGHLVFGTLHTNSAVKTIERILNLYEPEQQGPMRIQVSESLVGVIAQSLVRTTDGKRAAVHEIMINTDAVRDYIKRGEVDEIEALIPKCTYEGMVNMNQSLYKLYEDGRITEETAVENSPKPNEMAQMLRGRM